A genomic region of Friedmanniella luteola contains the following coding sequences:
- a CDS encoding class I SAM-dependent methyltransferase, with the protein MTEEMKAEFDTVASWTADAALALGPDHFLAAGCRGSGSPGALRWLLDRLDVAPGDLLLDAGAGVGGPAAFAAAEAGVRPLLSEPEAGACRAARRLFDLPVVQAASALPFADASVDAVWSLGVLCTVPDQPRFVAELRRVLRPGGRLGLLVFVATGALPEQPAGNDFPTRPRLDHLLREAGLTVHDSGSAADFPATPAGWQDRADAVDAELERRHGDDEAWRTAEAQSAVIGRLLAAGDLVGTLVVAGR; encoded by the coding sequence GTGACCGAGGAGATGAAGGCCGAGTTCGACACCGTCGCGTCCTGGACGGCCGACGCGGCCCTGGCGCTGGGTCCCGACCACTTCCTGGCGGCGGGCTGCCGGGGCAGCGGGAGCCCGGGCGCCCTGCGCTGGCTGCTCGACCGGCTGGACGTCGCGCCCGGCGACCTGCTGCTGGACGCCGGCGCCGGCGTCGGCGGGCCCGCCGCCTTCGCCGCGGCGGAGGCCGGCGTCCGCCCCCTGCTCAGCGAGCCCGAGGCCGGCGCCTGCCGGGCCGCCCGTCGGCTCTTCGACCTGCCCGTCGTCCAGGCCGCGTCGGCGCTGCCCTTCGCCGACGCCTCCGTCGACGCGGTGTGGTCCCTCGGCGTGCTCTGCACCGTGCCCGACCAGCCGCGGTTCGTGGCCGAGCTGCGCCGCGTGCTGCGGCCCGGTGGCCGCCTCGGCCTGCTGGTCTTCGTGGCCACGGGAGCGCTGCCCGAGCAGCCGGCCGGCAACGACTTCCCCACCCGGCCCCGCCTCGACCACCTGCTCCGGGAGGCCGGCCTCACCGTCCACGACAGCGGCTCGGCGGCCGACTTCCCGGCCACCCCGGCCGGCTGGCAGGACCGCGCCGACGCGGTGGACGCCGAGCTGGAGCGCCGGCACGGCGACGACGAGGCCTGGCGGACGGCGGAGGCGCAGTCGGCCGTCATCGGCCGGCTCCTCGCGGCGGGCGACCTCGTGGGCACGCTGGTGGTCGCCGGACGCTGA